From a single Acidobacteriota bacterium genomic region:
- a CDS encoding 3-deoxy-D-manno-octulosonic acid transferase, which produces MVRPPSMTTYYKALTLGGAALVVPALWLRALSNPGDGERLRERLGRLALRDRQPGSLWLQAVSVGEVRVAETLAGALRRSGFSSRLALSATTPAGLARAERSGSGTGDVFAFPLDLDPFVRRTLDALRPAAYGSIETEIWPGLLGECARRGIPTFIASGSISERSARRYRLIAGAVAPALASLRAACMQSAADAERLVALGARAEAVVVTGDIKFDAAPRDGALPPATLAAELGLAGGRPVLVAGSTAPGEEAIVLDAWRRLARAVPELVLVVAPRHRERFEEVAAAMAKAGAVPLRRSRGAAGTARHDAVLLDTIGELETAYALADLAFVGGSLVPRGGQNPLEPARAGVPILFGPGMDNFREAASALVACGAAFVVRDADSLAARAVALLGDRAARERAGAAGREFVAAHAGATARTLTALRERIPAVFGGLAG; this is translated from the coding sequence GTGGTAAGACCACCCTCGATGACCACCTATTACAAGGCGCTGACGCTGGGAGGGGCCGCCCTGGTGGTCCCCGCGCTGTGGCTGCGCGCCCTCTCGAACCCCGGGGATGGGGAGCGCCTGCGCGAGCGGCTCGGGAGGCTCGCGCTGCGCGATCGGCAGCCCGGCTCCCTCTGGCTCCAGGCCGTCTCGGTGGGTGAGGTGCGCGTCGCCGAGACGCTGGCGGGGGCGCTGCGCAGGTCGGGATTCTCTTCGCGCCTCGCCCTCTCGGCGACGACCCCCGCGGGGCTCGCCCGCGCCGAACGCTCCGGCAGCGGCACGGGTGACGTCTTCGCCTTTCCCCTCGATCTCGATCCGTTCGTGCGCCGCACTCTCGACGCGCTGCGCCCCGCGGCGTACGGATCGATCGAGACGGAGATCTGGCCGGGGCTGCTCGGGGAATGCGCGCGCCGCGGCATCCCCACCTTCATCGCGAGCGGCTCGATCAGCGAGCGCTCCGCGCGGCGCTACCGGCTGATCGCCGGCGCCGTCGCCCCCGCGCTCGCCTCGCTCCGCGCGGCGTGCATGCAGAGCGCCGCCGACGCCGAGCGCCTCGTGGCCCTCGGCGCGCGCGCCGAAGCGGTCGTCGTCACGGGAGACATCAAGTTCGACGCCGCTCCGCGCGACGGGGCCCTTCCCCCCGCCACCCTCGCGGCCGAGCTGGGCCTCGCGGGCGGACGCCCGGTTCTGGTCGCCGGGAGCACCGCGCCGGGCGAGGAGGCGATCGTCCTCGACGCCTGGCGCCGGCTCGCGCGCGCCGTGCCGGAACTCGTTCTCGTCGTCGCGCCGCGCCACAGGGAGCGGTTCGAGGAGGTCGCCGCCGCGATGGCGAAGGCCGGCGCCGTCCCGCTGAGGCGATCCCGCGGCGCCGCGGGAACGGCGCGCCACGACGCCGTCCTCCTCGACACGATCGGGGAGCTCGAAACGGCGTACGCCCTCGCCGACCTGGCCTTCGTCGGCGGGAGCCTGGTCCCGCGCGGCGGCCAGAACCCCCTCGAGCCCGCGCGCGCGGGCGTGCCGATCCTGTTCGGCCCCGGGATGGACAATTTCCGCGAGGCTGCGTCGGCCCTCGTCGCGTGCGGCGCCGCGTTCGTGGTGCGCGACGCCGACTCGCTGGCGGCGCGCGCGGTGGCGCTGCTCGGCGACCGCGCGGCCCGCGAGCGGGCAGGCGCCGCGGGGCGGGAGTTCGTCGCGGCGCACGCCGGGGCGACGGCTCGAACCCTCACCGCGCTCCGCGAGCGGATCCCGGCCGTTTTCGGCGGGCTCGCCGGATGA
- the lpxK gene encoding tetraacyldisaccharide 4'-kinase yields MSALLSPLAALYGGAVGARAFLYRRGWLGSETVSVPVVSVGNLVAGGTGKTPVTALVARLLHEAGLNPAIVSRGYRGKRAVDPLVVSDGSGAPAVAAAAAGDEPVMLAGLLPSIPVVVARRRAEGARLAISRLGARSIVLDDGFQHVALRRDLDLVLVDAAAPFGNGRLLPAGLLREPPRALARAGAILVTGAGGDPADLLARWRPPGTPIFHVTVSPASLALVRADASTETVDLSSLVGARVVAFAGIARPERFDSALRALGADVAEFHPFKDHHPFASGDVSRIIQAAARHGARALVTTEKDLARLTGTPSLGDLARERLLALRVEAACRPGEEESFRALVVKGATPT; encoded by the coding sequence ATGAGCGCCCTCCTCTCGCCGCTCGCGGCCCTCTACGGTGGGGCGGTCGGCGCCCGCGCCTTCCTCTACCGCCGGGGGTGGCTCGGCAGCGAGACCGTCTCCGTCCCCGTGGTGAGCGTCGGCAACCTCGTCGCGGGGGGGACCGGCAAGACGCCGGTCACGGCGCTCGTCGCGCGCCTGCTCCACGAGGCCGGGCTGAATCCCGCGATCGTGAGCCGCGGCTACCGCGGGAAACGCGCCGTCGATCCCCTCGTCGTCTCGGACGGCTCCGGGGCCCCCGCCGTCGCGGCGGCGGCCGCCGGCGACGAGCCCGTGATGCTGGCGGGGCTGCTCCCGTCGATCCCGGTGGTCGTGGCGAGACGGCGCGCCGAAGGAGCGCGCCTCGCCATCTCCCGTCTCGGCGCGCGATCGATCGTCCTCGACGACGGATTCCAGCACGTCGCGCTGCGACGCGATCTCGACCTCGTGCTCGTGGACGCGGCCGCCCCCTTCGGCAACGGGCGCCTCCTCCCCGCAGGCCTCCTCCGCGAGCCGCCGCGAGCCCTCGCCCGCGCCGGCGCGATCCTCGTCACCGGGGCGGGGGGCGATCCGGCGGACCTCCTCGCGCGATGGAGGCCGCCCGGGACTCCGATTTTTCACGTGACCGTGTCTCCGGCCTCGCTGGCCCTCGTGCGGGCCGATGCGTCGACGGAGACCGTGGATCTCAGCTCCCTCGTCGGCGCGCGCGTCGTCGCCTTCGCCGGGATCGCGCGCCCGGAGAGGTTCGACTCGGCGCTCCGCGCCCTCGGCGCCGACGTCGCGGAGTTCCACCCCTTCAAGGACCACCACCCCTTCGCGAGCGGGGACGTCTCGCGGATCATCCAGGCCGCCGCCCGCCACGGCGCGCGCGCCCTGGTCACGACCGAAAAGGACCTCGCGCGGCTGACCGGGACGCCGAGCCTCGGGGATCTCGCGCGCGAGCGACTTCTCGCTCTTCGCGTGGAGGCGGCCTGCCGCCCCGGCGAGGAGGAGTCGTTTCGCGCGCTCGTGGTGAAAGGAGCGACGCCGACGTGA
- a CDS encoding HAD family hydrolase — protein MRPAVFLDRDGTLIDENGYVNHIGRVRHLPRSAEAVKRLRGAGFMAVLVTNQSGVARRLFDRALVDQVHEQLQERMQAEGTRLDAFYVCPHHPDGADPEYRRVCDCRKPKPGMILTAARELGLDLARSYMVGDTLSDVEAAHRAGVTSVLVLTGYGRGEAQYRMSWKGVRPAHVAEDLLDAAEWILGRSG, from the coding sequence CTGAGGCCGGCGGTCTTCCTCGATCGCGACGGCACGCTCATCGACGAGAACGGCTACGTGAACCACATCGGCCGCGTGAGGCATCTCCCGAGGAGCGCCGAGGCGGTGAAGCGACTGAGAGGAGCCGGCTTCATGGCCGTGCTGGTCACGAACCAGTCCGGCGTCGCGCGGCGCCTCTTCGACCGCGCCCTCGTCGACCAGGTCCACGAGCAGCTCCAGGAGAGGATGCAGGCGGAGGGGACGAGGCTCGACGCCTTCTACGTGTGCCCTCACCATCCCGACGGCGCCGACCCCGAGTACCGACGGGTCTGCGACTGCCGCAAGCCGAAGCCCGGGATGATCCTGACCGCCGCGCGCGAGCTGGGGCTCGACCTCGCGCGCTCGTACATGGTCGGGGACACCCTTTCGGACGTCGAGGCGGCGCACCGCGCCGGCGTCACAAGCGTTCTCGTCCTCACGGGCTATGGCCGCGGCGAGGCGCAGTACCGGATGTCGTGGAAGGGCGTGCGCCCCGCGCACGTCGCCGAGGATCTCCTCGACGCGGCGGAGTGGATCCTGGGAAGGAGCGGATGA
- a CDS encoding aspartyl protease family protein, translating into MKLFFLIALCGASLVMAGDELPILRAHSRVVDVRDGDRLLKGVWEADPAVDLDVYQARRSPRPKRVTFISDVDSLSFDVEPGRTYDFVVMLDGKDACPARLSTMTGVAERVGAASGPVEIPISIQSGKLHLVGRFNGSQPLDLIFDTGADSHVLYPSAREKGAGFRLDGHATNRGTGGTTLRRLGSGNRLELGDLRWSHESIIVVEKQADAADGIVGYTALEDRVVELDFDRMVMRVHDALPPLAAGFVRIPMPDAGSLTAVEVRLGSEGGLFVLDSAGTGALMVNRAFAAAHGLPGSLRVLGSSTSRGVGSGVVRNAVLLAPELTLAGATLHDVPIDVELPGDGEAAPPGGALCMEVLQRFNAVLDYPGRAAYFRPNARFAEAFPSRTSGPSTVVVAGVAVGVVGLAVFVVRRKQNRSMSSGSA; encoded by the coding sequence GTGAAGCTCTTCTTCCTGATCGCCCTCTGCGGGGCCTCCCTCGTGATGGCCGGGGACGAGCTTCCGATCCTTCGCGCCCACTCCCGCGTCGTGGATGTCCGGGACGGCGACCGGCTTCTGAAGGGCGTGTGGGAGGCCGACCCCGCTGTCGATCTCGATGTCTACCAGGCTCGCCGATCGCCGCGCCCGAAGCGGGTGACGTTCATATCCGACGTGGATTCTCTCTCCTTCGACGTCGAGCCGGGGCGCACGTACGACTTCGTCGTCATGCTCGACGGGAAGGACGCCTGCCCCGCGCGTCTCTCGACGATGACGGGGGTCGCCGAGCGGGTCGGCGCCGCGTCGGGACCGGTTGAGATCCCGATCTCGATCCAGAGCGGCAAGCTCCACCTCGTGGGGAGGTTCAACGGCTCGCAGCCTCTCGATCTCATCTTCGACACCGGCGCGGACTCGCACGTCCTCTACCCTTCGGCCCGGGAGAAGGGCGCCGGGTTCCGGCTGGATGGCCACGCGACGAACCGTGGCACCGGCGGCACGACCCTCCGCCGGCTCGGCAGCGGCAACCGACTCGAGCTCGGCGATCTGAGGTGGAGCCACGAGTCGATCATCGTCGTGGAGAAGCAGGCCGACGCGGCCGACGGCATCGTGGGGTACACCGCGCTCGAGGACCGCGTGGTGGAGCTCGACTTCGATCGGATGGTGATGCGCGTGCACGACGCGCTGCCACCCCTTGCCGCCGGCTTCGTCCGCATCCCGATGCCGGACGCGGGGTCGCTGACGGCGGTGGAGGTTCGTTTGGGGAGCGAGGGCGGCCTCTTCGTCCTCGACTCCGCGGGGACGGGGGCGCTCATGGTGAACCGGGCTTTCGCGGCGGCTCACGGTCTGCCGGGCTCGCTGCGGGTCCTCGGCTCGAGCACGTCGCGGGGTGTCGGTTCGGGAGTGGTCCGGAACGCCGTGCTCCTCGCCCCCGAGCTGACGCTCGCCGGGGCCACGCTGCACGACGTCCCGATCGACGTGGAGCTTCCGGGTGACGGCGAGGCGGCGCCTCCCGGCGGCGCGCTGTGCATGGAGGTGCTGCAGCGGTTCAACGCGGTACTCGATTACCCGGGGAGGGCGGCGTACTTCAGGCCGAATGCGCGGTTCGCCGAGGCGTTTCCGTCGCGAACTTCGGGGCCTTCGACGGTCGTGGTGGCCGGGGTCGCGGTGGGCGTCGTGGGGCTGGCTGTGTTCGTGGTAAGAAGGAAGCAGAATCGCTCGATGAGTTCGGGGAGCGCATGA
- a CDS encoding bifunctional hydroxymethylpyrimidine kinase/phosphomethylpyrimidine kinase has translation MDEGLKIYREEGSKLCAVVDRFEDVPVVVLGDLVLDEFLNAEIERVSREAPVLIVQQRSLHAMPGGGANAVHNLKALGGRPIPVGVVGADEAGSRLVDLLDRAGIETSGITVEASYETPAKTRVLAALPHSRPQQVVRIDKGSPHSVPSAVARAAVERASRLLDGAEALLLSDYGYDAVRPDLTAALIEEAREDGLKITCDSRHRVREFKGVSAVTPNLGEAEEMLGRPIEDDVARLREAGSRLVSALGADHVLITRGSRGMLLFDAKEGPFEIPVFGSDQVADVTGAGDTVIAAFTLALASGATPVEAALVANAAAGLVVMKRGTAVVTARELTDALRRAGTARG, from the coding sequence ATGGACGAGGGGTTGAAGATCTACCGCGAGGAGGGGTCGAAGCTCTGCGCCGTCGTCGATCGCTTCGAGGACGTCCCCGTGGTCGTCCTCGGCGACCTGGTCCTCGACGAGTTCCTGAACGCCGAGATCGAGCGCGTCTCGCGCGAGGCCCCGGTGCTGATCGTGCAGCAGCGCTCGCTCCACGCGATGCCCGGCGGCGGGGCGAACGCGGTCCACAACCTCAAGGCCCTCGGCGGCCGGCCGATCCCCGTCGGGGTCGTCGGCGCCGACGAGGCGGGCTCGAGGCTCGTCGATCTCCTCGACCGCGCCGGCATCGAGACCTCCGGGATCACCGTCGAGGCGTCGTACGAGACCCCCGCCAAGACGCGCGTCCTCGCCGCCCTCCCCCACTCGCGCCCGCAGCAGGTCGTCCGCATCGACAAGGGGTCGCCTCACTCCGTCCCGTCGGCCGTCGCGCGCGCGGCGGTGGAGCGGGCCTCAAGGCTCCTCGACGGCGCGGAGGCGCTCCTTCTCTCCGACTACGGCTACGACGCGGTGAGGCCCGACCTGACCGCCGCGCTCATCGAGGAGGCGCGCGAGGACGGCCTCAAGATCACGTGCGACTCGCGGCACCGCGTGCGCGAGTTCAAGGGCGTCTCGGCCGTGACCCCGAACCTCGGCGAGGCGGAAGAGATGCTCGGCCGGCCGATCGAGGACGACGTGGCCCGCCTCCGCGAGGCGGGATCGCGCCTCGTGAGCGCCCTCGGCGCCGATCACGTCCTCATCACCCGCGGGAGCCGCGGGATGCTCCTCTTCGACGCGAAGGAGGGGCCGTTCGAGATCCCCGTCTTCGGCTCCGACCAGGTCGCCGACGTCACCGGCGCCGGCGACACCGTCATCGCCGCCTTCACCCTCGCCCTCGCTTCGGGGGCGACCCCTGTCGAGGCCGCCCTCGTCGCGAACGCCGCCGCCGGCCTCGTGGTGATGAAGCGGGGGACCGCCGTCGTCACCGCCCGCGAGCTGACCGACGCCCTCCGTCGCGCGGGGACCGCGCGTGGCTGA
- a CDS encoding addiction module protein encodes MSEPDFLGEILRLSVEERLRLVDAVWESIASHPGSLPLNDAQRAELDRRLTEHCENPEAARPWSDVRDSSSLRK; translated from the coding sequence ATGAGCGAGCCCGATTTCCTGGGAGAAATCCTGCGCCTCAGCGTCGAGGAGCGGCTTCGACTCGTAGATGCCGTGTGGGAAAGCATCGCGTCGCACCCGGGTTCACTCCCTCTGAATGATGCGCAACGCGCGGAGTTGGATCGTCGGCTCACGGAGCACTGTGAGAACCCCGAAGCGGCACGACCGTGGTCGGATGTCCGCGATTCGTCGAGCCTGCGGAAGTAG
- a CDS encoding type II toxin-antitoxin system VapC family toxin: MIRATHAGYVLDASVAAKWFTRHHESDRETAVALRGMHQAGRCRLIVPEFALLEILNAIRFSGRAEQGDAETAIRFLELLRLETVTLDWDLLRKATELAWEYELALYDAAYVALAERLGVPVLTADESMARKLRGHNLVARLADLALS; the protein is encoded by the coding sequence GTGATTCGAGCGACGCACGCGGGATACGTGCTCGATGCTTCGGTGGCCGCGAAGTGGTTTACGCGGCACCACGAATCCGATCGCGAGACGGCGGTGGCCCTGCGAGGCATGCATCAAGCGGGACGGTGCCGGCTCATCGTGCCCGAGTTCGCGCTCCTCGAGATCCTCAACGCCATCCGATTCAGCGGGCGCGCCGAGCAGGGGGATGCCGAGACCGCGATTCGCTTCCTGGAGCTCCTTCGTCTGGAGACTGTGACACTGGACTGGGATCTCCTGCGCAAGGCGACCGAACTGGCGTGGGAGTACGAGCTCGCACTGTACGATGCGGCGTACGTCGCGCTCGCCGAACGCCTGGGAGTGCCGGTGTTGACCGCGGACGAGTCGATGGCAAGAAAACTTAGAGGGCACAACCTCGTCGCCCGGCTCGCCGACCTGGCGCTCTCCTAA
- a CDS encoding lysophospholipid acyltransferase family protein, translating into MSPVAAESSRKGPILTWVEYLPIRALQLALRVIPRRAALGVGRLAGLLAWAIDSRHRRIAIENLRASLPEASAGGAAERIARECFSHFGAVAADCLLLPYRRVKDVDRLAEWEGLEHLKRAHLMGKGVFVVSAHMGNWEMVALLQGWVGLPMAMVTRPLDNPRLETMLAKGRRASGNEIVHKRRAVRGILKALADGWCIALLIDQDFVESDRVFVPFFGRDASAAPTLGLLAMRTGAPIVPVVSELLADGRYVIRYLPPIEPRATGDREADVLGIMTRCTALLESEIRRRPGQWLWMHRRWKTRPRAGDGKATGGATAGGA; encoded by the coding sequence GTGAGCCCCGTCGCCGCCGAATCGTCGCGGAAGGGGCCGATCCTCACGTGGGTCGAGTATCTCCCGATCCGCGCGCTCCAGCTCGCTCTCCGCGTGATCCCCAGGCGCGCCGCCCTCGGCGTCGGGCGCCTCGCCGGCCTCCTCGCGTGGGCGATCGACTCACGCCACCGCCGGATCGCGATCGAGAACCTCAGGGCCTCGCTCCCGGAGGCGTCGGCAGGCGGCGCCGCCGAGCGGATCGCACGGGAGTGCTTCTCCCACTTCGGCGCCGTCGCGGCCGACTGCCTCCTCCTCCCCTACCGCCGCGTGAAGGACGTCGATCGCCTCGCCGAGTGGGAAGGGCTCGAGCACTTGAAGCGCGCGCACCTGATGGGTAAAGGGGTCTTCGTCGTCTCGGCTCACATGGGGAACTGGGAGATGGTCGCGCTCCTGCAGGGATGGGTCGGGCTCCCGATGGCGATGGTCACGCGCCCGCTCGACAACCCGCGCCTCGAGACGATGCTGGCGAAGGGGCGCCGCGCGAGCGGCAACGAGATCGTCCACAAGAGGCGCGCGGTCCGGGGGATCCTGAAGGCGCTCGCCGACGGATGGTGCATCGCGCTCCTCATCGACCAGGACTTCGTCGAGTCCGATCGCGTCTTCGTCCCCTTCTTCGGGCGCGACGCCTCCGCCGCGCCGACCCTCGGCCTCCTGGCGATGCGGACGGGCGCCCCCATCGTCCCGGTCGTGAGCGAGCTCCTCGCCGACGGGCGCTACGTCATCCGGTACCTTCCGCCCATCGAGCCGCGCGCAACCGGCGATCGCGAGGCGGACGTCCTTGGTATCATGACGCGCTGCACGGCCCTGCTCGAATCGGAGATCCGGCGGCGGCCGGGCCAGTGGCTGTGGATGCACCGCCGCTGGAAGACGCGGCCGCGGGCGGGCGACGGGAAGGCGACGGGCGGCGCGACCGCCGGAGGGGCGTGA
- a CDS encoding adenylyltransferase/cytidyltransferase family protein: MADAGGRHRVLALDDLLAAIHFRRASGAKVALANGLFDILHVGHLRYLEAACREADILVVAVNGDASAARLKGPGRPIVPAVERAEILAGFGCVDYVTIFDDDTVSRVILALRPEVHCKGTDYTLETVPERDAVASYGGRVAIVGDPKAHATRDLIEVIRGGKT, encoded by the coding sequence GTGGCTGACGCCGGGGGTCGTCACCGGGTTCTCGCGCTTGACGATCTGCTCGCCGCGATCCACTTCCGGCGGGCTTCGGGGGCGAAGGTGGCTCTCGCCAACGGACTCTTCGACATCCTCCACGTGGGTCACCTTCGCTACCTCGAGGCGGCCTGTCGCGAGGCCGACATCCTGGTCGTCGCCGTGAACGGCGACGCCTCCGCGGCGCGGCTGAAGGGCCCCGGGCGCCCGATCGTGCCGGCGGTAGAGCGCGCGGAAATCCTCGCGGGATTCGGGTGCGTGGACTACGTGACGATCTTCGACGACGATACCGTCTCGCGGGTCATCCTCGCGCTCCGCCCCGAGGTCCACTGCAAGGGGACCGACTACACCCTGGAGACGGTCCCCGAGCGCGACGCGGTGGCGTCTTACGGCGGGCGCGTGGCGATCGTCGGGGATCCGAAAGCGCACGCGACGAGGGATCTGATCGAGGTGATTCGGGGGGGAAAGACTTAG